The Metabacillus sediminilitoris genome window below encodes:
- the greA gene encoding transcription elongation factor GreA, with the protein MAQEKVFPMTREGKEKLEQELEYLKTVKRKEVVERIKIARSFGDLSENSEYDSAKEEQAFVEGRITTLENMIRNAKIIESEADTSSVSLGRTVTFTELPDGDEETYTIVGSAEADPFEGKISNDSPIAKSLLGRKVGDEVTVQTPGGEMLVKIVKIS; encoded by the coding sequence ATGGCACAAGAAAAAGTTTTTCCAATGACAAGAGAAGGAAAAGAAAAGCTTGAGCAGGAACTTGAATACTTAAAAACGGTAAAACGTAAAGAGGTAGTTGAAAGAATTAAAATTGCACGAAGCTTTGGTGACCTTTCAGAGAACTCTGAATACGATTCAGCTAAAGAAGAACAAGCATTTGTTGAAGGTCGTATTACAACTTTAGAAAATATGATTCGTAATGCGAAAATTATCGAAAGTGAAGCTGACACAAGTTCAGTATCACTTGGAAGAACTGTGACATTCACTGAATTACCTGATGGTGATGAAGAAACATATACAATTGTTGGTAGTGCAGAAGCAGATCCATTTGAAGGTAAAATTTCAAATGACTCTCCAATTGCAAAAAGCCTTCTTGGCCGTAAAGTTGGAGACGAAGTAACTGTACAAACTCCAGGTGGAGAAATGCTTGTGAAGATTGTGAAAATTAGCTAA
- the udk gene encoding uridine kinase: MEKKPVVIGVAGGSGSGKTSVTKSIYEHFKGHSILMLEQDYYYKDQSHIPFEERLNTNYDHPLAFDNDLLIDHLKLLLNHEKIEKPVYDYKLHTRSDDVIVVEPKDVIILEGILILEDDRLRDLMDIKLFVDTDADIRIIRRILRDIKERGRSIDSVIEQYISVVRPMHNQFIEPTKRYADIIVPEGGQNHVAIDLMVTKIQTILELNAIL; this comes from the coding sequence ATGGAAAAGAAGCCCGTTGTAATTGGAGTAGCTGGAGGATCCGGTTCTGGTAAAACGAGTGTAACAAAATCAATTTATGAGCATTTTAAAGGACATTCCATTTTAATGCTTGAACAAGATTATTATTATAAAGATCAAAGTCATATACCATTTGAAGAAAGATTAAATACAAACTATGATCATCCATTAGCATTTGATAACGATTTATTGATCGATCATTTAAAATTATTACTCAATCACGAAAAAATCGAAAAACCTGTGTATGACTACAAATTGCATACTAGGTCCGATGATGTTATAGTTGTTGAACCGAAGGATGTTATTATATTAGAAGGAATTTTGATTTTAGAGGATGACAGGTTACGTGATTTAATGGATATTAAACTTTTTGTAGATACAGATGCTGATATTCGTATCATCCGTCGTATTCTCCGCGACATTAAAGAAAGAGGGCGATCAATTGATTCCGTTATTGAACAATACATTTCAGTTGTACGACCAATGCATAATCAATTTATTGAACCAACTAAACGATACGCAGACATTATTGTTCCAGAAGGTGGCCAAAACCATGTTGCAATTGATTTAATGGTCACAAAAATTCAAACAATTCTTGAACTAAACGCAATTTTGTAA
- a CDS encoding O-methyltransferase translates to MLNEDVLTYIENLIPDRPQYIKQMEDFAVEHDVPIMEKTGIEVLLLLLSMQKPKKILEIGTAIGYSAIRMALKVPTTEIMTVELDDVRYQQANENIIQMGLQSRIHTLHGDALELSEEIRKNGPYDAIFIDATKAKYTKFFALYEPMLTENGIIYTDNVLFKGTVARDRSELKTRRQRTLVRKLDEYNHFLTTLTNYETTIIPVGDGIAVTKRK, encoded by the coding sequence ATGTTAAATGAAGACGTGCTAACGTATATAGAAAATCTAATACCTGACAGACCACAATATATAAAGCAAATGGAAGATTTTGCTGTCGAACATGATGTGCCAATTATGGAAAAAACAGGTATTGAAGTATTACTTCTTCTTCTTTCTATGCAGAAACCAAAAAAAATACTTGAAATAGGAACGGCTATTGGCTATTCAGCGATTCGAATGGCATTAAAAGTACCAACAACAGAAATTATGACAGTTGAACTTGATGATGTTCGCTATCAACAAGCAAATGAAAATATTATACAAATGGGCCTTCAATCGCGAATTCATACCCTGCATGGCGATGCGCTTGAATTATCAGAAGAAATTCGTAAGAATGGCCCATATGATGCAATATTTATTGATGCCACAAAAGCTAAATATACAAAGTTCTTTGCGTTGTATGAACCAATGCTTACGGAAAACGGCATAATTTATACTGACAATGTATTATTTAAAGGGACTGTTGCTCGTGATCGTTCAGAGTTAAAAACAAGAAGACAACGAACACTAGTTAGAAAGCTTGATGAGTACAATCACTTTTTAACTACATTAACAAATTATGAAACAACCATTATCCCTGTAGGAGATGGGATTGCAGTAACAAAACGCAAATAA
- a CDS encoding peptidoglycan D,D-transpeptidase FtsI family protein, with protein MKRRVIIVGSFFLLALFFIMFRLADIQLIHTESFTEKGVNLVQESVNQRTQEVVIDDGRGRFEDRNGHSLRNHAEPTLVLFPFLKEITWPVEDLSEIVDVSSEKLKRLIENTKEPLVLSSEDGVKLSSSDLEKINHLSIPGVFGIYRQSPIEQSIGEHLIGITGENAEVLREKYPDRQDLSYKTQIGITGLEETFDEFLLPDAETKLLYHVDGDGNPLFGVNVKYIADSNPFYPITIKTTIDKDIQEMAEDVLSDQKVDNGGLVLLDIETNEVLAMVSKPDLDRSNNKTLTNYMVQPLFPGSVFKTVISAAAIEYGLDDATREFNCNLNLYGENDGGQDDGMLTLARSFAKSCNYTFTTLAEELMEKDPNVIEDTAEKLGLLGPVAWSGKIFHYQNFKQLPEEKIGSIWGDEKDKNVLRAIDQTAIGQKDVKVTPLGVANMMATIARGGHKQQVKIVENILYKNGTNMFSFTSKSLEGEKISSYTAAKLQKLHRLVVTDPEGTGRRFQNSPLEVSGKSGTAQTGKKNDKGQMLYNKWFAGYFPSKNPKYALVVVEMDTTSAEAGTNAVFYDIVDKLAEMKGK; from the coding sequence ATGAAGAGAAGGGTAATCATTGTAGGTAGTTTTTTTCTGTTAGCGTTATTTTTTATAATGTTTCGGTTAGCTGATATACAATTGATTCATACAGAATCATTTACTGAAAAGGGGGTAAATCTTGTTCAAGAAAGTGTCAATCAACGAACCCAAGAGGTTGTCATTGACGATGGACGAGGTCGCTTTGAAGATCGTAATGGCCATTCACTTCGAAACCATGCCGAGCCGACACTTGTACTATTTCCTTTTTTGAAAGAGATTACTTGGCCTGTTGAAGATCTTTCTGAAATTGTTGATGTTTCAAGTGAAAAACTAAAACGACTTATTGAAAATACAAAAGAACCACTTGTTCTTTCTAGTGAAGATGGTGTTAAATTATCAAGCTCTGATTTAGAGAAAATTAATCATTTAAGCATTCCTGGTGTGTTCGGAATATATCGCCAATCGCCAATTGAACAATCAATTGGCGAGCATTTGATTGGAATTACTGGTGAGAATGCAGAGGTACTCCGTGAGAAGTACCCCGATAGGCAGGATTTATCGTATAAAACACAAATTGGAATTACTGGATTAGAGGAGACATTTGATGAATTTTTGCTCCCTGATGCAGAAACGAAGCTTCTTTATCATGTCGACGGGGATGGAAATCCTCTTTTTGGGGTTAACGTAAAATATATTGCAGACTCGAATCCTTTTTATCCCATAACGATTAAAACAACCATCGATAAAGACATACAGGAAATGGCTGAAGATGTGTTAAGTGATCAAAAGGTAGACAATGGCGGTCTTGTTTTACTTGATATTGAGACCAATGAAGTATTAGCAATGGTTAGCAAGCCTGATTTAGATCGATCGAATAATAAAACCTTAACAAATTATATGGTACAACCGCTTTTTCCAGGTTCAGTATTTAAAACTGTCATTTCTGCAGCAGCTATTGAATATGGTTTAGATGATGCAACAAGAGAATTCAATTGCAATCTAAATCTATATGGTGAGAATGATGGAGGACAGGATGATGGGATGCTTACATTAGCAAGAAGTTTTGCAAAAAGTTGTAATTATACATTTACAACTTTAGCAGAAGAATTAATGGAAAAGGATCCGAATGTGATCGAGGACACAGCTGAAAAACTTGGATTACTAGGACCCGTTGCTTGGAGCGGAAAGATTTTTCATTATCAAAATTTTAAGCAGCTTCCAGAAGAAAAAATAGGAAGTATTTGGGGAGATGAAAAGGATAAAAATGTGTTGAGAGCCATTGATCAGACTGCTATTGGGCAGAAAGATGTAAAGGTTACTCCTCTTGGTGTTGCTAATATGATGGCAACAATAGCTAGAGGCGGACATAAACAACAAGTGAAAATCGTAGAAAATATATTATATAAAAATGGAACAAATATGTTTTCATTTACGTCTAAATCATTAGAAGGAGAAAAGATATCATCCTATACTGCAGCAAAACTGCAAAAGTTACACCGCTTAGTAGTTACAGATCCTGAAGGAACAGGAAGAAGGTTTCAAAACTCACCACTAGAAGTTTCAGGGAAATCAGGAACCGCTCAAACGGGTAAAAAAAATGATAAAGGGCAAATGCTCTATAATAAATGGTTTGCTGGCTATTTCCCTTCAAAAAATCCAAAATATGCACTTGTAGTCGTTGAGATGGATACAACTAGCGCTGAGGCTGGGACTAATGCAGTATTTTATGATATTGTCGATAAGTTAGCTGAAATGAAAGGGAAGTAA